A genomic region of Rhodothermales bacterium contains the following coding sequences:
- a CDS encoding zinc-dependent metalloprotease: MTRLTAVCLTIFLMAGCSTFQKSATPDTAAAEQTTPQRPTRGGDNGDGPKAFKDVIKDDFDSDEGLFNVYRDDQTLYYEIPDDLLGRELLLVTRIAKTADNIGYGGEKANTQVVRWERVDDNVLLRTVAYQNVASEDEPIYQAVLNSNFEPIIMSFDIKAYNEDTTGVVIDVSNLFTSDVPSLGLQRGRRSNYQVRRVDGSRTYLVSAKSYPQNIEVRHVLTYEASQPPSQSSTGAISLEMNQSMIELPEDPMTPRLCDARVGFFSVQLTDYGRDAQKAEQRCYITRWRLEPSDPEAYARGELVDPVKPIVYYIDPATPEKWRPYLKQGVDDWQRAFEAAGFSNAIMGMDPPTEEEDPEFSPEDVRYSVIRYFASDVQNAYGPHVHDPRTGEILESDIGWFHNVMNLLRNWFFVQTAAVNPDARSVEFDDEVMGELIRFVSAHEVGHTLGFPHNWGVSYGYPVDSLRSPTFTATHGTAPSIMDYARFNYIAQPGDGVTNFYAKLGEYDDWNAKWGYSWTGMDDPDEERKFLNDWVVERADDPRYFYGAQGPRIDPRNQNEDLGDDAVYASDLGVENLKRILDNLVEWTEEEAKDYGDLNELYGNVAGQWNRYVGHVGAWVGGMLTTPKTYDQEGPVHEMAAEDKQRAAMDWLDRQVFTTPDWMLNQDVLRRVEGVGAVDRIRRFQVGAVNRLLDPQRLGRMIEAEVMMDDTYTVGEMFGDLRTSIWRELDGGEPISTFRRNLQRGHLARLEYLMENEAPPVPSFFASFGFAPISVSQSDIRAYVRGELEEINRDVGRALTRTRDRTTRLHLRDVEARIEAILDTDD; encoded by the coding sequence ATGACGCGATTGACAGCAGTCTGCCTGACCATCTTTCTCATGGCAGGCTGTAGCACGTTTCAGAAGTCAGCCACGCCGGATACGGCGGCCGCTGAGCAGACGACGCCCCAGCGCCCGACCCGCGGTGGTGACAACGGCGACGGTCCCAAGGCTTTCAAGGACGTCATCAAGGACGACTTCGACTCTGACGAAGGCCTCTTCAACGTGTACCGGGATGACCAGACCCTGTACTACGAGATTCCTGACGACCTGCTGGGGCGCGAACTGCTGCTCGTAACCCGAATCGCCAAGACCGCGGACAACATTGGGTACGGTGGCGAAAAGGCAAACACCCAGGTCGTTCGCTGGGAGCGCGTGGACGACAATGTGCTGCTGCGCACGGTGGCCTACCAGAACGTGGCGAGCGAGGATGAGCCCATCTACCAGGCGGTGCTGAACTCGAATTTCGAGCCCATCATCATGTCGTTCGACATCAAGGCCTACAATGAGGATACCACCGGCGTTGTGATCGACGTGTCGAACCTGTTCACGTCCGATGTGCCCTCGCTCGGATTGCAGCGGGGACGGCGCTCCAACTACCAGGTGCGACGGGTAGACGGCAGTCGCACGTACCTGGTGTCGGCCAAGTCGTACCCGCAGAACATCGAAGTGCGGCATGTGCTGACCTACGAGGCCAGCCAGCCTCCCAGCCAGTCCTCGACAGGTGCCATCTCCCTGGAGATGAACCAGTCGATGATCGAGTTGCCGGAGGACCCCATGACTCCGCGTCTGTGCGATGCGCGCGTTGGGTTCTTCAGCGTGCAGCTGACCGACTACGGCCGCGATGCCCAGAAAGCCGAGCAGCGTTGCTACATCACGCGCTGGCGCCTCGAGCCCTCCGATCCTGAGGCTTACGCTCGCGGCGAACTGGTAGACCCGGTAAAGCCGATTGTCTACTACATCGATCCGGCCACCCCCGAGAAGTGGCGCCCTTACCTCAAGCAGGGCGTGGATGACTGGCAGCGTGCCTTCGAGGCCGCCGGCTTCTCGAACGCCATCATGGGCATGGACCCACCGACGGAAGAGGAAGACCCCGAATTCAGCCCGGAAGATGTGCGCTATTCGGTGATCCGGTACTTCGCATCGGACGTGCAGAATGCCTACGGCCCTCACGTGCACGATCCCCGCACGGGCGAAATCCTGGAGTCCGACATCGGCTGGTTCCACAACGTCATGAACCTGCTGCGGAATTGGTTCTTTGTGCAAACCGCAGCCGTCAATCCTGATGCCCGCAGCGTGGAGTTTGACGATGAGGTGATGGGCGAGCTCATCCGTTTCGTGTCGGCGCACGAAGTCGGACACACGCTGGGCTTCCCACACAACTGGGGCGTCAGCTACGGCTACCCGGTGGACTCCCTGCGTTCCCCGACCTTTACGGCGACGCACGGCACCGCCCCGTCCATCATGGACTATGCCCGGTTCAACTACATCGCTCAGCCGGGGGACGGCGTGACCAATTTTTACGCCAAGCTCGGCGAGTACGATGACTGGAATGCCAAGTGGGGGTACTCATGGACCGGCATGGACGACCCGGACGAGGAACGCAAGTTTCTCAACGACTGGGTGGTGGAGCGCGCAGACGATCCGCGCTACTTCTATGGCGCTCAGGGACCGCGCATTGATCCACGCAATCAGAACGAAGACCTCGGCGACGATGCGGTCTATGCGTCCGACCTCGGCGTGGAGAACCTCAAGCGCATTCTCGACAACCTCGTGGAATGGACCGAGGAAGAGGCGAAGGACTACGGAGACCTGAACGAACTGTACGGCAATGTGGCGGGCCAGTGGAACCGCTACGTGGGGCACGTAGGTGCCTGGGTCGGCGGCATGCTGACCACGCCCAAGACGTACGATCAGGAGGGTCCCGTGCACGAGATGGCCGCGGAGGACAAGCAGCGTGCCGCCATGGATTGGCTGGATCGCCAGGTGTTCACCACTCCGGACTGGATGCTGAACCAGGACGTGCTGCGCCGCGTCGAGGGCGTGGGTGCGGTCGACCGGATCCGTCGTTTTCAGGTCGGCGCGGTCAATCGTCTACTCGATCCGCAGCGGCTCGGTCGCATGATCGAGGCTGAGGTGATGATGGACGACACCTACACCGTCGGCGAGATGTTCGGCGACCTCCGGACTTCCATCTGGCGTGAGCTGGACGGAGGCGAGCCGATCTCGACGTTCCGTCGCAACCTGCAGCGGGGCCATTTGGCGCGTCTCGAGTACCTGATGGAGAATGAGGCTCCGCCGGTGCCGAGCTTCTTCGCGTCCTTCGGGTTTGCACCCATTTCCGTCAGCCAGAGCGACATCCGGGCCTACGTGCGCGGCGAGCTCGAGGAGATCAATCGGGACGTGGGCCGGGCATTGACCCGGACGCGCGATCGCACGACGAGGCTCCATCTCCGGGACGTGGAAGCCCGTATCGAGGCGATCCTCGATACGGACGACTGA
- a CDS encoding DUF3078 domain-containing protein, translating to MRATLILLAAFLTAPVTLAQDADTTETPTWTRSLIGRVSGAQAGFSNWAEGGVNTLAATVGAEGSAEKVVGTWHQKHTMRLTFGVVRQDTLEVRKAEDLIRFRSNFQYAGGVGFLGTFQPTVAAGFRSQFAPGKNFEKDPFEEGRTPPVKVSDFFSPATFTQTVGLTYVPSSWFTQRFGLAAKETVVMIERLRPLYGVDPDKSMRTEIGLEAFSEIDRKLAENVHYTSTLGLFAAFGSEDAPDLIWENAVAMKVNDFLNVNVEWTLLYDRDVTDDLQAKEVISVGLSYIFL from the coding sequence ATGAGAGCTACCCTGATTTTGCTCGCCGCTTTCCTGACTGCGCCCGTGACGCTGGCTCAGGACGCGGATACGACGGAAACGCCGACGTGGACTCGCTCGCTGATCGGACGTGTGTCTGGCGCGCAGGCGGGCTTCAGCAACTGGGCTGAAGGCGGCGTGAACACCCTGGCCGCGACAGTCGGGGCAGAAGGCTCGGCGGAGAAAGTTGTGGGCACCTGGCATCAAAAGCATACGATGCGGCTCACGTTTGGGGTCGTGCGTCAGGACACGCTGGAAGTCCGAAAAGCCGAAGATCTGATCCGTTTCCGGTCCAACTTCCAGTACGCAGGCGGGGTCGGCTTCCTGGGCACGTTTCAACCCACGGTCGCGGCGGGCTTTCGCAGTCAGTTCGCCCCGGGCAAGAACTTTGAGAAGGACCCGTTCGAGGAGGGCAGAACGCCTCCGGTCAAGGTATCTGACTTCTTCTCGCCGGCCACGTTTACGCAGACTGTTGGCCTGACGTACGTCCCGTCATCCTGGTTCACCCAGCGATTTGGCCTGGCGGCCAAGGAGACGGTGGTCATGATTGAACGCCTGCGGCCGCTCTATGGAGTCGACCCCGACAAGAGCATGAGAACGGAGATCGGTCTCGAGGCGTTTTCGGAGATAGATCGCAAGCTTGCCGAGAATGTGCACTACACGTCGACCCTCGGCCTGTTTGCAGCCTTTGGGAGCGAGGATGCTCCAGACCTGATCTGGGAGAATGCTGTCGCGATGAAGGTCAACGATTTCCTTAACGTCAACGTGGAATGGACGCTGCTCTACGACCGGGACGTGACGGACGATCTGCAGGCGAAGGAAGTCATTTCGGTAGGCCTGTCGTACATCTTCCTGTAG
- a CDS encoding MFS transporter, with amino-acid sequence MLLAGAELLAMGVWFSASALVPQLEVEWNLNASGAAWMTMSVQLGFVVGAVLSAFGNLPDRWPAPRVIAVGALGAAVSNGLIPLVASAAGGAIGLRFLTGAFLALVYPPGMKIVASWTRLDRGLWIGVLVGALAVGSAAPHLLNAVGGGLPPWRSVMWATSACSVVAAILCFGFVRMGPHVARSAPFDWTQALAGLTHRPTRLANFGYFGHMWELYAVWAWVPVLLLESYAAAGWSPGAARLAAFFMMASGGISCALAGRWADRWGRTRVTSAAMVLSGACALVAGFLFAAPGLLTAVAMVWGFAVIADSAQFSAAVSELADRRYVGTALTVQTSIGFLLTLVTLRLTPVLAEGPGWGIALAVLALGPLFGTASMLRLRRLPAAARMAGGNR; translated from the coding sequence ATGTTGCTTGCCGGCGCCGAACTGCTGGCGATGGGCGTGTGGTTCTCCGCGTCCGCGCTCGTTCCCCAGTTGGAGGTCGAGTGGAACCTGAACGCGTCCGGAGCAGCCTGGATGACCATGAGTGTGCAGCTGGGGTTCGTGGTGGGCGCGGTGCTCTCGGCGTTCGGAAACCTGCCGGATCGCTGGCCGGCTCCCCGAGTCATTGCCGTGGGTGCGCTTGGTGCGGCGGTGAGCAATGGCCTCATACCCCTGGTCGCAAGCGCGGCCGGGGGTGCCATAGGCCTCCGATTTCTGACGGGAGCGTTTCTGGCGCTTGTCTATCCGCCCGGAATGAAAATCGTCGCGTCGTGGACGAGACTTGACCGGGGATTGTGGATCGGAGTGCTGGTCGGCGCGCTCGCGGTCGGCTCGGCCGCCCCTCATCTTCTCAATGCCGTCGGAGGGGGGCTGCCGCCGTGGCGCTCCGTGATGTGGGCGACCTCCGCATGCTCGGTGGTCGCAGCGATCCTGTGCTTCGGTTTTGTGCGCATGGGGCCGCACGTCGCGCGATCGGCCCCCTTCGACTGGACGCAGGCGCTTGCCGGACTCACCCATCGCCCAACACGACTGGCGAACTTTGGTTACTTCGGCCACATGTGGGAGCTGTACGCGGTTTGGGCCTGGGTCCCGGTCCTGCTGCTGGAGAGCTACGCGGCAGCCGGATGGTCGCCGGGCGCGGCGCGGCTGGCCGCCTTCTTCATGATGGCGTCCGGTGGCATTTCATGTGCGTTGGCCGGGCGATGGGCTGATCGATGGGGACGCACGCGCGTGACGTCGGCGGCCATGGTGCTGTCTGGCGCCTGTGCACTGGTGGCTGGATTCCTCTTCGCCGCGCCCGGCTTGCTGACGGCGGTCGCCATGGTTTGGGGTTTCGCCGTGATAGCCGATTCAGCCCAGTTTTCCGCCGCGGTCAGCGAGTTGGCGGACCGGCGTTACGTCGGTACCGCGCTGACGGTACAGACCAGCATCGGATTTCTGCTGACCCTGGTGACCCTGCGTCTGACTCCGGTACTTGCCGAGGGGCCGGGATGGGGTATCGCTCTGGCGGTCCTGGCATTGGGTCCCCTGTTCGGTACGGCCAGCATGCTCAGACTGCGCCGTCTGCCCGCTGCCGCGCGCATGGCCGGCGGAAACCGGTAG
- the rlmB gene encoding 23S rRNA (guanosine(2251)-2'-O)-methyltransferase RlmB, translating into MARKKQPEATVIAGRNPVREALERGQQLEKLYLQNGMDGRVAAQLRTLAKQSGTPVQSVPGQRLERLAPGVNHQGCAAVVAEVAYRDVDEMLREIAPDHDAVKSSKPLVLILDGVQDSHNLGAILRSAVAAGVSGVILPTRGSAGVNTAVIKTSAGTARRIPIARVDNVTDVIQQLKERGYWVAGADGGGEETVWTMDWDRPTALVMGSEGEGMRAGVAKACDYRVSIPMRGPAESLNVSVAAGILLFAAVRGRDKP; encoded by the coding sequence GTGGCCCGAAAAAAGCAGCCTGAAGCCACCGTAATCGCGGGCAGAAACCCGGTGCGGGAAGCCCTCGAGCGTGGTCAGCAGTTGGAGAAGCTCTACCTCCAGAACGGCATGGACGGGAGGGTGGCTGCCCAGCTGCGCACGTTGGCGAAGCAGTCGGGCACCCCCGTGCAGTCGGTCCCCGGACAGCGTCTTGAGCGGCTGGCTCCCGGTGTCAACCATCAAGGCTGTGCCGCCGTGGTCGCCGAAGTCGCGTACCGCGACGTCGACGAGATGCTGCGGGAGATTGCGCCGGATCATGATGCGGTGAAGTCCAGCAAGCCGCTGGTCCTCATCCTGGACGGGGTCCAGGATTCGCATAACCTCGGAGCCATTCTGCGCTCTGCCGTCGCCGCAGGCGTCAGCGGTGTCATCCTGCCGACCCGTGGATCGGCCGGAGTGAACACGGCGGTGATCAAAACAAGTGCCGGCACGGCACGCCGCATCCCCATCGCCCGGGTGGACAACGTGACGGATGTGATCCAGCAGCTGAAGGAGCGAGGCTACTGGGTCGCCGGCGCGGACGGAGGAGGAGAGGAAACGGTCTGGACTATGGATTGGGACCGTCCCACAGCGCTGGTCATGGGCAGCGAGGGGGAAGGCATGCGCGCAGGTGTCGCAAAGGCATGCGATTATCGGGTGTCAATCCCCATGCGCGGTCCAGCCGAGTCGCTCAATGTGTCGGTTGCGGCCGGGATTCTCCTGTTCGCCGCGGTGCGTGGCCGCGACAAGCCTTGA
- a CDS encoding outer membrane lipoprotein carrier protein LolA, producing the protein MKRPITTAFLLLIVLLTGQPSSAQSTDIVPRILERYAELETLQARFRQTMTSTLFEDETETITGSIFLRGDAYRVLTGSRTVVTDGVTSWIYDALENQVLIDNRLEDEFSFSVHQFLYDFDERFEVAGTVRDADIWRVALTPLDPDDYFRSVELIVRDRDAIITEMRIDDANEVNLHIRLSEITENPDLPASTFRFDIPEGADVVDLRADQ; encoded by the coding sequence GTGAAAAGACCGATTACGACTGCTTTCCTGCTGCTGATTGTCCTCCTGACCGGACAGCCGTCCAGCGCGCAGTCCACAGACATTGTGCCGCGCATACTCGAACGGTACGCGGAGTTGGAAACGCTGCAGGCCAGGTTTCGCCAGACCATGACCTCGACCCTGTTCGAGGATGAGACCGAAACGATCACCGGCTCCATATTCCTTCGCGGGGATGCCTACAGGGTGTTGACCGGCAGCCGCACCGTCGTCACCGACGGCGTCACATCCTGGATCTATGATGCCCTCGAGAATCAGGTGCTGATTGACAACCGCCTGGAGGACGAGTTCAGTTTTTCCGTTCACCAGTTTCTGTACGACTTCGATGAACGTTTCGAGGTGGCGGGCACTGTGCGCGATGCTGACATTTGGCGGGTAGCACTGACGCCGCTCGACCCGGATGACTACTTCCGCTCCGTGGAGCTCATCGTGCGGGACCGCGACGCCATCATCACGGAAATGCGCATCGACGATGCCAACGAGGTCAATCTGCACATCCGCCTTTCGGAGATCACGGAGAACCCGGACCTGCCGGCGTCCACCTTCCGGTTCGACATCCCGGAAGGCGCCGATGTCGTGGATCTGCGCGCGGATCAGTAA
- a CDS encoding flippase-like domain-containing protein, which produces MNKRLREILTRLGSFALAGLLLWLALRNVEFSRVMEDLRSANYWWLLPLTAVTLGAHWLRAWRWTFLLHALPAEDSRKPVDVLGAFGALMMGYMANYVAPRVGELVRSASVSRRYRTDFVPVFGTVITERALDVVTLALAFATLPLVFAGRLGEIEELLWRPLADRIPEVSPLLVGLGSLVLVVGGVLAISWLRRARDGRLAGMLSALRDGLMTVARTPRRAELLTSTVLMWLGYGLMAFIPFVMFGFHETFGVDLVDAWGLMLLGAIGVLVPAPGGIGSYHYITIQSLVVLYAFPSDAAASYAILTHTGQLLIYVVTGAVFVFGMGFHVAGPGDTHGR; this is translated from the coding sequence TTGAACAAGCGGCTGCGCGAGATTCTGACCCGCCTGGGCAGCTTTGCGCTTGCGGGGCTACTGCTTTGGCTGGCCCTGCGAAACGTGGAGTTCTCTCGGGTCATGGAGGACCTGCGGAGTGCCAACTACTGGTGGCTCCTTCCGCTGACGGCCGTCACCCTGGGCGCCCACTGGCTCCGGGCGTGGCGGTGGACGTTCCTGCTTCACGCCTTGCCTGCCGAGGACTCCAGAAAGCCTGTCGATGTGCTGGGAGCGTTTGGTGCACTCATGATGGGCTACATGGCGAACTACGTGGCCCCCCGCGTTGGAGAGTTGGTCCGCAGCGCGAGCGTGTCCCGGCGATACCGCACGGACTTCGTGCCCGTGTTTGGCACAGTGATCACCGAGCGCGCCCTGGATGTGGTTACCCTGGCCCTGGCTTTTGCGACGCTGCCCCTGGTGTTTGCAGGTCGGCTGGGCGAGATCGAGGAACTGCTTTGGCGACCTCTGGCCGACCGGATTCCGGAGGTCTCACCGCTGCTGGTGGGGCTCGGATCGCTGGTACTGGTCGTCGGTGGCGTGCTGGCCATCAGCTGGCTGCGCCGCGCCCGGGACGGCCGTTTGGCAGGAATGCTTTCTGCCCTCCGGGACGGACTGATGACGGTGGCCCGCACCCCGCGTCGCGCCGAACTGCTGACAAGTACCGTACTGATGTGGCTGGGCTACGGGCTCATGGCCTTCATCCCCTTTGTCATGTTCGGTTTCCACGAGACCTTTGGGGTGGACCTCGTTGACGCCTGGGGTTTGATGCTGCTGGGAGCAATTGGCGTGCTGGTGCCGGCGCCCGGAGGCATCGGCTCCTACCACTACATTACCATCCAGTCCCTGGTGGTCCTGTATGCGTTTCCGTCAGACGCCGCCGCCTCGTACGCCATCCTCACTCACACGGGCCAACTGTTGATCTACGTCGTGACCGGTGCCGTCTTCGTATTCGGCATGGGCTTCCACGTCGCGGGCCCGGGAGATACTCACGGGCGATGA
- a CDS encoding DUF5103 domain-containing protein → MTRSLVLVVLLLSGCASAEEAGRAGEERRSPPRVDAPGLQLAPEASSVRTVQLYRTGDESGLPILPMGRGQSLTLAFDVMGNDPRPLSVYFYHADRTWRRDLVPAEYLTSFQRDQLFDYQSSRATHVPYVHYRYVFPNETIDFRLSGNYVIRVTEQGMEEQPLFERPFHVTEQSTPLDFVLDEVRVIGEPFPAVQPAVRFTPPNAAATSAFDYSVCFLRNGQIPGARCTDDPALDYQPALRYYLEPRESFLADASDYFVDVSDLRPGGRIERVDLLDVPYHVLLEPDYFRFPGTATAPLQNGQIVVDQASRNLPEAGTGAEYVEVTFSLVPENELPVSGSVTVIGGFSAWQARDENRMTWVPERGRYEATLLLKQGSYEYRYAFSDPATARASRGASPRFDNTITAFVYFDDIRVGSDRLISAVSVVAR, encoded by the coding sequence ATGACGCGTAGTCTGGTTCTGGTCGTCCTCTTGCTCTCCGGCTGCGCCTCCGCGGAGGAGGCAGGCAGGGCCGGTGAGGAAAGGAGATCGCCTCCTCGGGTGGACGCTCCCGGCCTGCAGCTTGCTCCGGAAGCGTCTTCGGTGCGCACCGTGCAGTTGTATCGCACGGGCGACGAGTCCGGATTGCCCATCCTGCCCATGGGGAGGGGGCAGTCGCTGACCCTGGCCTTCGACGTGATGGGCAATGACCCCCGTCCGTTATCGGTCTACTTCTACCACGCGGACCGCACCTGGCGGCGCGATCTGGTACCGGCGGAGTATCTGACGTCGTTTCAGCGAGACCAGTTGTTCGACTACCAGTCTTCGCGGGCTACCCACGTGCCCTATGTGCACTACCGCTACGTCTTCCCGAACGAGACCATCGACTTCCGCCTCAGCGGCAACTACGTCATTCGGGTCACGGAGCAGGGGATGGAAGAGCAGCCACTGTTTGAGCGGCCGTTCCACGTGACCGAACAAAGCACGCCGCTGGACTTCGTGCTGGATGAGGTCCGCGTGATCGGGGAGCCGTTTCCAGCGGTACAGCCCGCCGTTCGCTTTACGCCGCCGAATGCCGCGGCCACCTCCGCCTTCGACTACTCGGTGTGTTTCCTGAGGAACGGTCAGATTCCCGGAGCGCGCTGCACGGATGATCCCGCTCTGGACTACCAGCCCGCCCTGCGCTACTACCTGGAGCCGCGAGAGTCCTTTCTTGCCGATGCTTCGGACTATTTCGTGGATGTCTCGGACTTGCGGCCCGGCGGTCGGATCGAGCGCGTGGACCTGCTGGACGTGCCCTATCACGTTCTCCTGGAACCCGACTATTTCCGCTTTCCCGGCACGGCCACCGCACCCCTGCAGAATGGCCAGATCGTGGTGGACCAGGCGAGTCGCAATCTGCCGGAGGCGGGCACCGGGGCGGAATACGTCGAAGTCACCTTTTCGCTGGTGCCGGAGAACGAACTGCCGGTATCGGGCAGCGTGACGGTGATCGGCGGCTTCTCCGCCTGGCAGGCCCGGGACGAAAACCGCATGACCTGGGTACCCGAACGAGGCCGGTATGAAGCGACTCTGCTGCTGAAGCAGGGGAGCTACGAGTACCGCTACGCCTTTTCCGACCCGGCCACCGCGCGGGCCTCCCGCGGCGCATCCCCACGCTTTGACAATACCATTACGGCCTTCGTCTACTTCGACGACATCCGAGTGGGCAGCGACCGCCTGATTTCAGCCGTTTCCGTTGTAGCTCGTTGA